In the Longimicrobium sp. genome, CCACCGGGACGGGGATGGAAGAGGTCGCGGCGACGGAGACGGTGCGTAGCTCGCCGAGGTGGGTGACGGCCTCGGCGTGGCGGACCTCGGCGAAGTCGTGGTCCTCGGACGCCGCCCAGAAGACGGGGAGGACCACCCTGCCCAGCTCGCGCTCGAGCGCTTCGGCCAGGCGGATGGCGGTGAGGATCTTGTGGACGGTGTAGAGCGGCCCGGTGAAGAGCCCGGCCTGCTGGCCGGTGGTGACCATCGCGCCGCCCTCCTCCACGAAGCGGCGCAGGCGCTCCTCCGCGCCGGGCGAGGCGGGGCGCAGGGCGGCGGCCGCGCGCTCGCGGGCCTGGCGGTCGAAGCGCGCGGCGGTCTCCTCCAGCTTGCGGCGGTAGGCGGCCGCGTCGAGCGGGTGGCCGGCGTAGAAGGCGGCCGCCGCGGGGCGGCCGGCCAGGAGGTCGCCGACCAGGCGGGAGCCGCGCAGGGGCTCCACCAGCACGCGCAGGCTCAGCGTGTCCTCCCCGGCACCGGTGCGGCTCCAGGCGTCGTCGTCATAGGGGACAGGTTACAGGGGACAGGGGATAGCCTGCAACTACGAACCCCGAGGTAACTGGGAGAAAGTGCGAGAACCAGACGGGCGGTGTATTATGCGGTGCATATCGACATGGGAGGCGAATGATGGGTTCGACAAGCGTCATCCACAGCGATCCCGAGATCCTCGGCGGCACGCCGGTGCTCATTGGGACACGCGTGCCGCTCAAGAACCTGATCGACTACCTGGAAGGCGGGCACCCGCTGGACGACTTCCTCGACGACTTCCCGAGCGTCACGCGCGAGCAGACCGTCGCAGCGCTCGAAGAAGCCCGGGCGCAGCGGCGCAAATCCTGACCTTCGTACCAGCCCTTGCAGTTCGCTGGCTGTCCCCTGTTACCCGTCCCCTGTCCCCTGCGGTTCAATCCCGCCCCTTGTGATACGGCTCTCCCCGCGCGATGGTCCCCGCGCGGTAGAGCTGCTCGGCCAGCACCAGCCGCGCCAGCTCGTGCGGCAGCGTGAACGCCGAGAGCGAGAGCTGCTGCCGCGCGCGCGCCAGGACCTCGTCCGAGAGCCCGTACGCCCCGCCGATCACGAACGCCGCGCCCGGGCTCCCCCGCAGCGCCAGGTCCGCGAGCCAGTCCGCGAGCTGCTGCGACGTCCACTGCTTCCCCGTCTCGTGCAGCGCCACGATCTCGGCGCCTGACGGCACGCGCGCCAGCAGCCGCTTCCCCTCCTCGTCGCGCACCCGCGCCGCGTCGCCCGCGCGCCGGAACGCCTCCTCCTTCACCTCCGCCGCCTCGAAGGTGAAGTACCGCTTCACGCGCGCCTCGTACTCGGCGATCAGCTCCGCGGCGGGCCCGCGCGGGCGCCCCACGGCCAGGAGTGCCAGCTTCATCCCTCCACCCGGGTCAGGTCGTGAGCACGCGAGATAAGGCGCGCGGGCGGCCGGGTCAACCGGAGGCGCGCACCCTGCTGCGGAGAGCGGCTCGGGCTTGTATCTTCCCGGGCGACCGGCCCCGCTCGTCCCGACCACCCACGTCCCCAGCTACAGGAGGCTCGATGCCGGACCCGCGTGTTTCCGCCATGGCCGACGGGCTCGTCGGCTCGGAGATCCTGCGGATCGCAGCCGACGTCCGCGCGATGCTGGCGCAGGGTGCGGCGGTGTGCAACCTGACGGTGGGCGACTTCGCGCCGGCCGAGTTCCCCGCCCCCAGGGCGCTGGTGGACGGGATCGTGGACGCGCTCCGCGCCGGCGAGACGAACTACCCGCCGTCCGACGGGATGCCGCAGCTCCGGCAGGCGGTCTCGGCCTTCTACCGCCAGTGGCTGGGGCTGGAGTACGGCGTCGAGTCGATCCTGGTCACCGGCGGCTCGCGGCCGGGGCTGTACGCCACCTACCGCGCCCTGGTCGACCCCGGCGAGGCGGTGGTCTACCCGGTCCCCTCCTGGAACAACAACCACTACGTGCACCTGTCCGGCGCGCGCGGCGTCCCCATCTTCTGCCGCGCGGAAGACGCGTTCCTGCCCACGCGCGCCGCGCTGGAAGACGCCGTGCGCGAGGCACGGCTGCTGGTGCTGAACTCGCCGCTGAACCCCTCGGGCACCGCGTTCACGGCCGACCAGCTGGCCGAGATCTGCGACCTGGTGCTGGAGGAGAACGCCCGCCGCGGCCCCGGCGCCCGCCCGCTCTTCCTGCTGTACGACCAGGTGTACTGGATGCTGACCTTCGGGAGCACCACGCACGTGAACCCGGTGTCGCTCCGCCCCGCGATGCGGGACTACACCGTCTTCGTGGACGGCATCTCCAAGTCGTTCGCGGCCACCGGCGTGCGCGTGGGGTGGATCGTCGCGCCGGCGGACCTGACGCGCAAGATGGCGGCGCTCCTGGGCCACGTGGGCGCGTGGGCGCCGCGCGCCGAGCAGCTCGCCACCGCGCGCCTGCTGGCCGACGCGCCGGCGATCGAGGCCTACCACGACGGGATGCGCTACGAGGTCTACGCGCGCCTGGAGGCGCTCTACGACGGCCTGCTGAAGCTGCGCGGCCGCGGCCTCCCCGTCGAGGCGGTGATGCCGATGGGCGCCATCTACCTGAGCGCCCGCTTCGAGCTGCACGGCGCCGCCACCCCTTCCGGCGCCGTGCTGCGCACCAACGACGACATCCGCCACTACCTGCTGGAGGCCGCGGGCGCGGCGGTGGTCCCGTTCCAGGCGTTCGGGCTGAACGAGGAGACGGGCTGGTTCCGCCTCTCCGTCGGCGCCGTCTCGCACGCCGAGATCCCGCCGATGCTGGAACGGCTGGAGGGCGCGCTGGCCGCGCTGTCGTACCCGGCCTCCACTGCGGCTGCGGCCTGATTCGGCGCTTCGCTCAAAGCACGATGGAAGATGCGGCGCCCATCTATGTGACGGCGCCGCATTCGCGCTCGTGCCGTGAGAAGGATCCTCATCCAGACTTCTTCACGACCTCAGTATCCCATAACGCATGCTCTTTTAAACCGCGAACGACACCGTCAATACCAGGATAAAGATAGGTGCCACTGACCCCTTCATCCGCTAACAACCGAAGAAGTTTGCCAGCCTCGGCTAGCGGGACCTCAAATTTCCGAAGTACCGGAGGTACCAGTTGCCCTCCGGCTGATAGTCTTTCCGAAAAACGCAGAGCAATCAATTCATCGAGAGGCGGAAAGGACGCAGGATCGTTGTTTTTGCGCGATGAATCTACCAGTACGGTAAAAACGCCTTCCTGCGCCCTGAGATTTTGGTTAGAGAAGCGAGGGGCTCGAACCAAGTTCAATTCTGGTTTCGCTCTCAGGTCTAAATTTTTCCACAGGACCAATTTAGCCCGTGCATATTCGAGTCCCCAAATCGCAAAGGTCGTATCGGGCGTGGCACCACTTACTAACCTTTCAGCTCCTCCGATAGCAGCGAAATATGCAGCAACAAGCGGTCTTTCAGTCCAATCAAGTAGCCGTGTAGGAATCCCATGATGTTGAGCGAGCGCAAAAAGTGGAGCAAGTTCCCGCGGCGGCCACTCTGCGCGCACACCGGGGTTTGTAAGGTCACTCAACAGCGCATCGAATGACATCCACCGAACCGCTCCTTCGCCAGGGAGAGCAAGTCCCTGTCGATCTAACGCTTCAAGGAAGCGATGGATCAACATTGCTTCCTCACGAATCTGAGCCGAATGCGTTTTTGCGGGCTTGAATTCGCTCCTGGAGCCGTATCGAAACTGGATCGGTCGGAAGGCGCTTGGAAGCAGGCTCCATTTTGAATCCGCCTGACCGCGAAAGATCCATTCACGTGGCATTGCGCCCCATCTTTCATTGCGGCGCGCCAACGCCGTCATCAGTTCTTCGGCGGAAGAAAACGTTTCGACGGCGATACCACTCTCTGGGAATTCCATAGACGTGCAGGTAGAGAGTAAAGGTCAACCACGCCATGGCACGAAATCGTATCTTGCAGCCAGTGCTTGTTGTCGCGGGCCCCACGTTCCATTCCTTCAGTGCGGCGGCTCGGCGCCGGCGGGCCAGCGGCCGCGCAGGAACTCCTCCACGGCCGGGAAGAACACCTCGGGCCGGTCGGCGTGCGCGCCCTTTCCCGCGCCGGGCACCACGAGCAGCCGTCCGTCCGGAACCGCCGCCGCCCAGCCGCGCTGGGCGCGGACCGCGGCCGTGTCGCGGCCGCCGTACACCACGAGCAGCGGCGCGCGGACGTGCCCGAGTTGTCCGGTGAAGTCCCACTGCCCGAACAGGTTCGGCCCGATTCGCGCCGTGTAGCGCATGTAGTAGCGCAGCGCCTCGGGCGGCATCTCGCACGCCGTCCCCCGCCACCGGGCCGGCTCGCCCCGCGCGGCCGCGCCCTCCCGCGCGATGGCCTCGTACTCCCGGCACGCCTCGGCCGCGTCGCCGCCCTCCCCGCCGGCGATCCGGCCCATGAGCGTGAAGAGCCGGTGGAGGCGGGCGGTGTCCACGTGTGCGAACGCCGCCATGGCGGTGGCCGCCGCGTCGGTCCGGCGCGGCTCCACGGCGCCGGTGAACACCATGCGCTCGACGCGGCCGGGGTGGGCCATGGCGTAGCGCGCGGCGATCACCGCCCCGAACGAGTGCGCCAGCAGGGTCATCCGCTCCAGCCCGAAGTACCGCCGCACCGCGTCGAGGTCCTCCAGGTGGTGCTCGGGGCCGAGGAGCGCCGTATCCTGCGGAAGCTCGGAACGCCCGCCCCCGCGCTGGTCGTAGTAGACGAGCGTGTGCCGCCTCTCCAGCGGCTCCAGGTCCGGAGCGACGGCGCCCATCCCCGCCCCCGGCCCGCCGTGCACCACCACCACCGTATCGCCGCCCCGCCCGGCGACCCGGTAGAAGATTCGCCCACCCGCGGCGCCGGCCAGGTATCCCTCCGCGGGAGTCGCCTGCGCCCGCATCCCCGGCGCCGGAGCCGATCCCCGGCAGCCCGCCAGCGCCACGCAGGTGCAGAAGGCGACCGCCAGGCCGCGGCGCATGCGCTCACGTCGACGAAGATCCATCACCGCACCAGGATCGTGTCGCGCAGCCAGCGCTCGTTGTCGCGGTGGGGGTGGTCGACGTTGTAGTGCAGGCCGCGGCTCTCCTTGCGGCGCATGGCGCAGCGGACGATCAGGTGCGCCGCCTGCACCAGGTTGCGCAGCTCGATCAGCTCCGGGGTGACGCGCGACGCCGCCCACCAGCCGCTCACCCGCTCCGTCGCCTCGCGCAGCCGCAGGTCCGCCTCCACCAGCAGCGCGTCCGAGCGCACGATCCCCACCAGGCTCCACATCAGCCCGCGGACCTCCTCGCGCGCCGCCGCCACAGCCTCGCCGTCCGGCCCAGCGGCGGCCGAGGGGACGGGGTGGCCCTCCGGCTCCAGCATCCGCATCGCCGAGAGCTGCGGGCCGATGCGCTCCGCCGCCCGGTGCGCGAAGACGATGGCCTCCAGGAGCGAGTTGCTCGCCAGGCGGTTGGCCCCGTGCACGCCGGTGCACGCCGTCTCCCCCGCCGCGTACAGCCCCGGCACCGAGCTGCGCCCATCCGTGTCCGTCAGCACCCCGCCGCAGAGGTAGTGCGCCGCCGGGACCACGGGGAGCGGCTCGCGCAGCATGTCGATCCCCCGCTCCGCCGTCTCGCGCAGGATGTTGGGGAAGCGCTCGCGCACCTCGCCGGGCGGGATCGCCGAGCAGTCGAGGAGGACGTAGGGATCGCCGCCCTTCTTCATCTCCGCGTCGATGGCGCGCGCCACCACGTCGCGCGGGGCCAGCGAGCCGAGCGGGTGGTAGGCGTCCATGAACGCCGTCCCGTCGCGCCGGCGCAGCACCGCGCCCTCGCCGCGCACCGCCTCGGAGATCAGGAAGGTGCGCTCGCGGGCCGGGAAGAGCGCCGTGGGGTGGAACTGGATGAACTCCATGTTGGCCACCGCCGCCCCGGCCCGGTACGCCATCGCCACCCCGTCGCCCGTGGCGATCGACGGGTTGGTGGTGTGCTGGTAGACCTGCCCGCAGCCGCCCGTGGCCAGCATCACCGCGCGCGCCAGGAACGGCTTCAGCTCGCCCGAGGCGTCGTCCAGCACCAGCACGCCGCAGCAGCGCTCGCCCAGCGTGCCGGGATCGGTCGCCGTGAGCAGGTCCACCGCCGCGTGGTCTTCGTGGATGGTGATGTTGGGAGAATCCGCCACCGCCTGCAGGAGCCCGCGCTCGATCTCGCGCCCGGTGAGGTCCGCCGCCCGCACGATGCGCCGCCGCGAGTGCCCGCCCTCGCGCCCCAGCGACAGGTCCCCGCCCTCGCGCGAGAATTCCACGCCCAGCCGGATCAGCTCCGAGACGCGCGACGGCCCCTCGCGCACCAGCACGTCCACCGCGTCGGGGTGGCAGAGCCCGGCGCCGGCCACCAGCGTGTCCTCCTTGTGCAGCTCCGGCGAGTCGTCGCTCCCGAACGCCGCCGCGATCCCCCCCTGCGCCCAGTTGGTGGACGATTCCGGCCGGCTCTTCTTGGTGATGAGCGCCACCGAGCCGTAGCGCGACACCTTGAGCGCGAAGAAGAGCCCGGCGATCCCGCTCCCCACCACCACCACGTCGGCCCGGATCATCCACGCCCCTCCAGCGCCCGCCGGAGCACCGCGTCGAGCTCCGCGAGCCCGGAGTCGAACCCCACGGCCTGCTCCAGCACCAGCGCGTCGGCCGAGGGCGGGAGGAGAGAGCGCAGCTTCACCGCGTCCTTGTGCGTCATCAGGATGGTCCGCCCCGCCGCGCGCGCCTGGATCTCCCGCGCCTCGCCGGCGGAAAAGTGATGGTGGTCGGGATAGGCCGCGCCCTCCACCTCGGCCCCGCACGCCCGCAGGTTGTCGAAGAAGAGCCCCGGCGCGGCCAGCGCTGCCACCGCGAGCACCCGCGCCCCCGCGAGCGCTTCCACCGGCCGCGCCCCGCCCCCGTGCAGCGCCGCCAGCAACCCCGGCGCCAGCCGGCAGACGGCGACCGGCTTCCCCGGCACCCGCCGCGCCACCTCCGCCGCGACTTGGCGCGCGCGCTCGGCGCCCGCCGTCTTGCGCGTCAGCACGACGGCGTCCGCGCGCGCGAGCGCCCCCGGCCCCTCGCGCCAGGGCCCGCGCGGCAGCAGGCGCGGCGAGCGCTCCCACGCCTCGACGGAGAGGAGCACGAGGTCCGCGTCGCGCGCGAGCCGCCGGTGCTGGAAGGCATCGTCGAGCACCACCGCGTCGCACCCCGCGCGCACCGCCTGTCTCGCCGCCTCCACCCGCCGCGCCGCCGCGAACACCGGCACCTCCGGGTTCAGCTCGCGGTGCAGCATCACCTCGTCCTGGCCGTAGCCGCGCAGCGCGATGGCGGGCCTGCGCCCCCACTCCCGCAGCCTCGCCGCCAGCCACGCCGCGAACGGCGTCTTCCCCGCCCCGCCCACGCCCACGTTGCCGACGCTCAGCACCGGCACGTCCACCCGCGCGGCGCGGACGAGCCCCGCGTCGAACGCGCGGTTGCGCAGCGCCACCCCGCCGCGGAACGCCCACTCCGCCGGGAGCAGCAGCGCGTCGAGCGCCCTCCCCGCCGCGCCCGCCTCCCCCGCCCACCAGCGGGTGACGAAGGAGCGCAGGCTCACGGGCGACCCCCGTGGCCCTCACCCGGCGGCCTTAGAGCCGCCACCCTCTCCCAACTTCGGGAGAGGGTACTCGGCGGGCGTCCGGCGGTCGGGGCGCGCGGCATCGCCTGGCTCACTCCCACGGCGTGTCCACCCGCGCCTTGAGCTCGCCCAGGCGCCGCTCCACGTCGTCCGAGATGGCCTGGATCTCGGCCTCGTCCGCCCGGCGCGGCACCCAGACGGGCTCGCCGTACGCGATCTGCAGCCTGGCGAAGGGCCTGGGGATCAGGAAGCGGTCCCACTTGCCGAAGTACCAGGCCCGGCTCGCCCCGGCGACGACAGGGATGATCGGCGCTCCGCCGCGCTGCGCCATCAGGACGGGGCCGGGCTTCATCTTCTCGAACGGCCCCTTCGGCCCATCGGGGGTGATGGCCAGCGAGCGCCCCTGCTTGAGGAGCTGGATCAGCTCGCGCAGCGCCTCCAGCCCCCCGCGCGTGCTGGAGCCGCGCACCACGGTGTACCCCCAGCGGCGCACCGTGCGGGTGATGTACTCCCCGTCGCGGTGCTGGCTGACTAAGGTGACGATCCCCTGGTGGCGGTGGAAATGAGTACAGGGCAGCAGCCGCCCGTGCCAGAGGGTGAACACCACGGGCTTCCCCGCGCGCCAGAACTGGTCGTAGTTCTCGACGCCCTCGCGCCGGTAGCTGCACGTGCCCATGAGCGCGTCCAGCGCCGCCCCCCCGAGCGAAGCCGCCGCCCGCTCGTGCGCCCTGAGCTGCGTCGTCTGCTCCGACGGCCGCACGCGGCGATCAACCTTCATGGGTGGTTCTCCGGAATCGAACGCCACGCTCAGAGCAGAGTCATGCGTTGTTCAATTTTTTCGTCCATCGCGGCATAAAATCGTTCAGCAACAGCTTTGTCTTCCTGGTTCTTGTTGTAAAACACCACTTGTCGGAAAAACCCAAACTTCAATTCCGGACGGGCTCCACTAAGATCCCAAACCGCGTCCGTGCCGAACGTAAATCGTCCAAGCGCTCGCGGGTCCGATGCAAATCTGGCATCTATCGCTGCAAGCGCGTTCAACCGCGCACTGAAACGCTTTCCGAGTTCCTCGGCCGTCCCATCCAGTCCAATATCTCGAATCAAAACGTCTGCGTTCACCGCAACAAAGCCGTTCAACCCGCTACGATCAAGTTGCTCGATTCCTTTCTTGAAACGCCTCGGTAATTGTGACAGGCTTTTCACTCGTTTCACAGCAAGCCCCACCTCTCTTTGATTGTACAAGAAAACCAGATCAGGAGGCTCCTGATATCGCACGGGCACATCACCCATTGTGAGGAAAGCGGCAGCAAATAGCTCGAACTGAGTGTCCCTTGGCAAAGAATTCGTATCATCATCAGCTAAATCGGAGCCAGATAAGCTTTGTTGTATCAACCGTACCTGCTGGGCATCTAACGGCCTCGAGGCGAGGGCCCGAGCGATTAGATGATGCTCGAAACACGTATGAGTAGAGTCGACGATACGCCGAAGAAATCGTTCGCTGGGCGATGCAGGCAACTCGCCTGGTGCGTTCACCTCCTCTAAGAAATCACGGGCTCTCTGGAGCCGATTCCCCGGCGGCAACTTCACGCCCAATTGCGCATAGCGGTCCAAAGCCCATGTCGCTCCGCGGATTGCGGCAGATGGGTTTACGGGAACGGTAGCACCGCTTGTCCAACCTGCAGGTGAACCCAAATCCATCTTCGATTATTTGCCTCTCTCCAGTAGCTCCCCCGCGATCTCCGCCACCTTCCGCGACGCCCCCGCCCCGCCCAGCTTCCCGCGGATCTCCGCCAGCCCCTCCACCATCGCCCCGCGCTCCGGCGAGTCCGGATCGACCAGCGGCAGCAGCGCCGCGGCCAGCGACTCCGGCGTGGCCGCGTCCTGCACGAACTCCGGCGCCACCCGCCGTCCCGCGATCAGGTTCGCCAGCGCGATGTGCGGCACCTTCACCACCCGCCTGGCCAGGGCGTAGCTCGCCGGGGCCATGCGGTAGACCACCACCATCGGCGTCCCCGCGATCCCCGCCTCCAGCGTGGTGGTGCCGCTCTTCACCAGCGCGGCGGTCGCGTACTCCAGCAGCCCGCCCGCGCTCTCCACCAGCGGCCACGCCGCGCCCGCGTACACCGCGCGGTCGATCCCCCCCGGCGTCCCCACCACCGGCTGCACCTCCGGCCGCCGGGCGACCACGAGCCGCGCCGCCTCGGAGAAGAGCTCGAGATGCCGCCGCACCTCCTGCGCCCGCGAGCCGGGGAAAAGCCCCAGCACCGGGAGAGCGGGGTCGAGCCCCTTCGCCCGCGCCCACTCCTCGCGCGAGAGCTCCGGCGGCGCCCGGTCCAGCAGCGGGTGGCCGACGAAGCGCGCGTTCACGCCGGCCGAGCGCAGGAACTCCTCCTCGAACGGGAGCACCACGGCCACCACGTCCGCGTCGCGGGCCAGGTCGCGCACCCGGCTTTTGTGCCAGGCCCACACCTGCGGGGCGATGTAGTAGAGGACGGGCAGCCCCCGACCCCGCGCGTGCCTGGCGAGCCGCAGGTTGAAGCCCGGGTAGTCGATGGGGATCACGAGGTCCACCCGCTCGCGCTCGAGCGCCGCGAACACCCGCTTCTTGAGATCGAGGAAGAACGGGAGGTGGCGGATGACCTCCACGAAGCCCATCACCGCCAGGTCCTTGAGGTCGGCCAGCAGCTCCACCCCCGCCGCGCGCATCCGCCCCCCGCCGAGCCCGATCAGCCGCGCGCCGGGAAAGCGCTCCAGCAGCGCCCGCGCCAGCGCCGCCCCGTGCAGGTCGCCCGACTCCTCCCCCGCCGAAATGAAGACGACCGGCCCCTCCCCGCTCACCGCCCCCTCCGGGACGACGGGAAAAGCACCGGTCGATCGGTGTCTGGTGCGCACGCCGGCCCACGCGGGCCCTCTCCCTGGCGCTGCGCGCCTGTCCCTCCCCCAAAACCCCCTGGGGGAGGGACCTCCTCGCTTCGCTCGTGACGCGCCGACACGGGATCGAGTCGTCGGGGCGACCCAGGGAGACCTGTCCGCGCGCGCCGGACCCGCGGCAGGCACCGAAGGAGCCCGCGCAGGCGGGCTTTGCGCAGTGGTTGCCGCGACTTCAGTCGCCCCTGCCCACCCGGCCCGCCCGGTCTCACTGCCCCGCCGCCGACGTGCGCAGGAGCCAGTAGATGGCCGCCACGATCGCGATCAGGAAGAGCACCAGGCGCCACACCGAGGGCGGCTTCGGCACCCCCCGCCCGTACGGCGAGCCCCTACGCCGTTCCGGCCAGGGCGACAGCATGGTCGTCGATCTTCTCCATGATGCGCAGCGCCACCGCCAGCGCGTCGCGCCCGTCGCGCCCGCTGACCACCAGCGGCCCCTCGCCGCGCAGCGCCGCCACCCACGCCTCCAGCTCGGCCCTGAGCGGCTCCGTCCCGTCGCCCTTCAGCTCGACGCGCTCCACCACGTTCATCAGCGACAGCAGGCTGAAGTCGCCCTCGGGGAGCGTGGCGCCCTTCTTCAGCCGCAGGAACTCGCCCCGCCCCTGCGCCAGGTCGAGCGAGACGTACCCCGAGCGCTGGAAGAAGCGGATCTTCCGCATCCGCTCCATCGACACCCGGCTGGCGGTGATGTTGGCCACCGCCCCGCCCTCGAACACCAGCCGCGCGTTGGCGATGTCCACGTTCGGCGTGAGCACGCCGATCCCCACCGCGTCCAGCCGCTCCACGTGCCGGCCGACCAGCCCCAGCACCAGGTCGATGTCGTGGATCATCAGGTCCAGCACCACCGCCACGTCCGTCCCCCGCGGTCCGAACGGCGCCAGGCGGTGCGATTCGACGAAGCGCGGCTCCTCCAGGTACTGCTCGCACGCCCGCAGCGCCCCGTTGAAGCGCTCCACGTGCCCCGTCGCCACCAGCAGCCCCCGCTCCTCGGCGCGGGCCACGACCCTGTCCGCCTCCTCCAGCGACGGCGCGATCGGCTTCTCGACCAGCAGGTGCACCCCGGCGTCCAGCGACGCCAGCGCCACTTCCGCGTGCGCCGTCGTCGGCACCGCCACGACGGCCGCGTCCACCGCCGCCAGGAGCTCCTCGCGCGAGCCGAAGCCCGTGACGCCCAGCTCCGACGCGACGGCCGCCGTGCGCTGCGGGTCCACGTCGAACACCCCCGCCACCTCGGCCCCGGCCACCTCGCGCAGGATCCTCGCGTGGTGGAATCCCAGGCTGCCGACGCCGATCACGCCGACGCGCACCGGGGCGCTCATGCCCGCCCCCGGCGAGCGGTCGCCGCGGCTGTCGTCCCGAGGCCCGGCCACACGGAACCGGCCCTCGCCAGGACGACGGCGGGACCGAAGGATCTACTCCCCTCGCCACGTGGGTCGGGCGCGGCAGCGGCACGGAAGCCCGCTCGCTTCACCGCCGGACGCTCGAGCGGCGTCCGCCTCACTCCCCCACCCCGCGCGCCGACGTCTCGAAGAAGGCGATGAAGGCCTCCACCTCGGGGAGCGCGCGCAGCTCCTCGCGCGCGCGCGCCAGCGCCTGCGTGGTGTTGTTCCCCGAGGCGAAGAAGAGGCGGTAGGCGCGCTTGAGCTCGCGCCGCACCTCCTCGCTGAAGCCGCGCCGCTGCAGGCCCACGGAGTTGAGCCCGTAGAGCTGCAGCGGGATCCCCGCCGCCTTCACGTACGGCGGGATGTCCTTGGAGATGCGCGACTGCCCGCCCACGAAGGCGTGCGCGCCGATGCGCACGAACTGGTGGATCGGCGTCATCCCGCCCACGATCGCCCAGTCGCCGATGGTCACGTGGCCGGCCATGTTCACCGCGTTCGACAGGATCACGTGGTTGCCGATCTCGCAGTCGTGCGCCACGTGCGTGTACGCCATCAGCATGCAGTCGCTCCCCACGCTGGTGAGCCCGCGCGCCGCC is a window encoding:
- a CDS encoding Gfo/Idh/MocA family oxidoreductase translates to MSAPVRVGVIGVGSLGFHHARILREVAGAEVAGVFDVDPQRTAAVASELGVTGFGSREELLAAVDAAVVAVPTTAHAEVALASLDAGVHLLVEKPIAPSLEEADRVVARAEERGLLVATGHVERFNGALRACEQYLEEPRFVESHRLAPFGPRGTDVAVVLDLMIHDIDLVLGLVGRHVERLDAVGIGVLTPNVDIANARLVFEGGAVANITASRVSMERMRKIRFFQRSGYVSLDLAQGRGEFLRLKKGATLPEGDFSLLSLMNVVERVELKGDGTEPLRAELEAWVAALRGEGPLVVSGRDGRDALAVALRIMEKIDDHAVALAGTA
- the lpxA gene encoding acyl-ACP--UDP-N-acetylglucosamine O-acyltransferase yields the protein MTVQSPAAAEIHPTALVDPSAELAPGVVVGPYSIIGPNVRVGARTRIASHVLIERDTTVGEECTIHQGAVLGTDPQDLKYMGEPTTLVVGDRTVIREYATLNRGTAARGLTSVGSDCMLMAYTHVAHDCEIGNHVILSNAVNMAGHVTIGDWAIVGGMTPIHQFVRIGAHAFVGGQSRISKDIPPYVKAAGIPLQLYGLNSVGLQRRGFSEEVRRELKRAYRLFFASGNNTTQALARAREELRALPEVEAFIAFFETSARGVGE